A window of Chrysoperla carnea chromosome 3, inChrCarn1.1, whole genome shotgun sequence genomic DNA:
ACAAGCAGTAGAAGGAATTTGAAGTAGAACGTAGAATGATCCCGCAACACGAAGGAGAATGCACAATGAACTGTTTATCCATCGATAAAGCGAGCGTTTAGATAGTGCTTAGCCTGCATTCGTGAACAAGTCTATGAGCATTTGGCGTGGTTGTCTATCGTCTTCTTGAGCATATATATcgcttttgaaaaataaatataatatctttttatatgcCGTTTCAAAGGTTTCAAAGtggaattttcattataaactgTTTAATTTCCTACCAGTATATAAGTTACAACTTTTTTTCGCTCAAATAAAATCCGTTTTCCTACAAACTCCTatctataaaaaacaatattgcaTTAATGTGTAGCTAGTATTAGCgccgttttatataaaaataaaaatattctcacAACTTGGAGTAGCTTTATGTATGAAGGCAAGTGTTTGAGAAGGAATAAGTTCAACCCGTTAGACAGTTCTTCAAATTCCTGCCTTAATAATCCATGTATGGTCCAGaagacaataaaataaatcagaaTACGTTGTGGTGAATTATTCTGCTCATGAGcgtttaaattttgattctaacgAAGATGCTGaatattaattactatttattttgtatggaagttttgtaatttttgatattcttaagttaaaatttgtcaaaatacGGTTGAAATATCTTCAAATGGATGTATCCAgcattcaaaatatatacatccattttataataattttattgacttttattttaaacattataaaaatttgattaaacatttttgtttaaattcgatttttctaGCAATCTacttaatattttgttgtaaaaattaagctatatctaaaaaatttctttttataatcgtatagtattttgttttacatgtgaatcaaaagaaaatggtgattaaaaccaaataaaattaatttatcatatcTAAGGCACTggatgaaaatattgattattaagtctgaaatttaaaaaaataaactaactaAGAATATTCTTCTGTGAAAATTATATGGAAAATATTCTTTTCTGTATCCATAATTACTATAcgataataaaagtaattttttaaaattatgtcacTGTCTAGTATTTTGAATAAGGTAGTTACATTATAAAATCttagttaattataaattacagatttaaaAATGATTGCATATGTCAATCCACTTGATGATTGAGTAGGCGAGTTTAAAGGAAGTCAATACAAAAACGtagttttccaattttctcgaaatctcttattttgaatttgttagCTACGACTTTGAACGCCTCAGAACGGTTGCGTAAAGAGATTCTCTCACGCATGTTTTACAggatatagaataaaaatttttaaaaaaactcaaaatataaagaaaaaaaatgattaacagGCGTGAGAGTTTTTCTTATCACTCCAGTAATGTTGGTTAAAGGAATTCGCAATAAGGATAGCTTCGTTATACTTCGGCTATCTCCGTATATTAAAGTTAACCTCTTTCGAACTGAATTATTTTGTAGAagacaaaaaacataaatatatattctataaattataactttaaataaacaattcagtAAATTATGGTAATTATCTGTATATCGTAtaattgaactaaaattttaatggtattCCAATATTCTTAATATTCTTGTGGCACGTAcagaaaaatacaataaaattgaaccaGTGAGTCAAAGTTTTACTATACGCATTATATGTATATTCGATCCACTAATTGGATTGGTTTGATTACCTTAAATACGAAAGTGGAACTTTAAAGGGCTTGAATTGACAGcaactaatataaaatttttctaatttgctCTCACTTTTACCCGTTTACTTTTGTATTTATGCCTAACAATGCCACACATATTCTTAAATCCACCTTAAATCTGGTAGGTATTTGTCAAATTACCTAGAGTTATTGGTCTTTTTCAGCAAAAAATGAGGGCATTCGCTTTATTCGTAAAGTACTATTTGCTACTGAAAAAACCCACGATGACTGCGACTGGTTCGATTACATTAATCTGTTTGAATTATTAAactgttttatgaaattttatattaaattcgatttataatttttattgtatataaacaaTCGCTGTTTCAAATCAAGAATTTTATGTGTTATGTTTTCATTacaaatattcatttgaaaattgaattgtaaCTTTGCTAATCTGCTAATATGATAGAGAAGACGTTAGATAAATGTAAAGttgaaaatggaaatatttttaaacatcatGTACGGGACTGTTTTCTTTATCACCTTTGTTTCCAGTAATACAGCTagctaaaattttatgaaatttaggtTCATTTTGTTCAACATCTTGATTATCAACGCTTAATGAGCTGCTAGCTTGCCGTTGTAGcctttggaaatatttataacgtTTTGTGGCTGGCAAAATAACTAATAAACATCCAGAAATTGCAATAAATATTCCAGCGAGATAGAAGGATAAGTCATATGTTCCTGTTATATCGCACACCAAacctagaaataaaaaatttattgtaaactagaaatttatttttaaaacggaTATTTATTTCGAGTTTGAAGGttagcaataaattattaaataattacctGCTATTGGTGGTCCAACTAAATTTGCAATTCCTTGAATAAGTAATAGTAACCCATAAGCATTCGTAAAtcgttcaattttaattaattctactAAAATAATGCTGGTTAACGAATAATTGGCAGCAATAAAGAATCCAAAAGCTCCACTTATAGcacataataaaacatacgaattcattaaaaatggtATAGTGGCAGTTACCGCACCACAAGCTAACATACAAACAGCATAGATAATACCAGCATTGGCCCATTCTTGATCACCAGCCCAACCcaataatatctaaaaatagaaaattttaaatgtattaataaatatatattgattttaacattttctCTTTAGTCTAGTGTTTGACAGATTTCCGTTCCGTATTCGTACGGAAAAACTGATTGATGAGAATACGGAAAAAACGAATATTCGTTGTATCgggtgttttttttaagttgatatttgcttgaaacaagaaaaataagttttatcgataaaaatgcttcaagcaaaaaatgttagttgtatagaaagttgtttttgataaaaaagtaatatcttttgttttaaacatttttatcgataaaacccaattatccaattatttttgaaaatctttaaaaccAAGAAGTTAATAaagattaatgtttttaatcaaGAACTCAAAATATTGATTCATCAAACAATCACACAActgcaaaataatttcaattcctTGATTACTGTACAGATTTCACATGAAGTGATTGTGCCAGAAATAATACTCAAATTAAATGTCAAATACTagattattctatttttaaattcgaatgattaattaatatcttACCTCGCCCACCATATTCACAATTCCAATCATAGAAATCAGCATGGAAGCATCAGTGTTACTATAACCCATTTTTATTGCATTGTCTgttaaatacatatatggtacATCATACCATGtgtatagtaaaaaatttgaaagcgtaaaaagtaaaaaccgtGGATcagcaaaatatgaaaaatctaACATTTCCACAAGTAAATACCAGAATTCCCATAATGCCGTCGACCATTCCGACTTTTCTTTTGCAATGGTAGTCATTGAATTTCTGTAGATATTTGGACAAGATGATGCACGTAATCGATACCTATTAATATTTAGCATAGCACCTCTATAAGTTAAAGAATGTCGATGCATTCGTAAATCTTTTAAATACGCTGGCGGTATTTTTCGATTAACGGACATTGTACGACGGTGGCTAGTAACTCCCTCAGTTTGATTCCGTTTCAACCACCAAATGTAGGGAGCTTCAGGATTAGTAGCTTTATCTGGATTTGTAGGTGATGTAACTGTAGAATCGGCAACCAAAGGTGAAGGAACTGGAATAAATCGACCGGCTAATGGTGTTTGACTTTGAGCCATTTCATGTAATCTTCCAGAATCACTAAAACTTCGCGAATGAATTAAAAGACTCGGATAATTCTGGAGTAAtacattataaacatttttatgtgtaGATAAGAGTTCTAATACTTCAATTGGCACTCTTTCACCACGATTTACAAATGTTGGTAAATTTACTAATGAACTAAATAATCGAGCTTCATCCGGAGATGTTGGTTCTGGAAATTCAGGCGGTAATGATTGAGGTTCACCAGTTAGTGGTTGTAACATTGATGCCGTATTTGTACTGTTACTAACGGAAAATGAATCAGCACTAGAACCTTCTCGTAGTCTTCGTTTTCGATCACGACTCCGTTGTTTAcgctttttcgttttttctttATGTTGGCTTGTAGACCATGGTAAATCTCGCATTAAAGCTCCACATAcggctaaatttaaaaatataccaccGAGTATGAGTGTTGTTCCTCGCCAACCATACTCGCGTATTAAATATTCTGTTAGAGGTGCAAAAATGAATGTACCGATTCCACTACCACAAACAGAGAGGCCGGTTGCAAATGAgcgttttttatcgaaataataTGCAACTATCACTACAGCTGCTACGTAACAAAGACTTAAACCAAAACCGGATATAACTccaaatgtcaaaaataatacTTCTAAATTATCGGTAAACGAACTTATAACAAATCCTGTACAGGCTAGTACAGATCCCACTATACTCACTTTTCGGCAACCATAACGGTCTGTTAAAAAACTGGCGATTGGACCCGATAGTAAAGGCATTGCCATAAAAAATGACCCAATCCATGCTGTTTTAGATTTTCCTTcgccaaaataatttaaaaattcaacaaaaataacacCAAAACTGAAGGTAAATCCATCAGCAATCAAATTGACCATAAATGATGCAGCAACAATAACCCATCCCCAACCGCCGTCTGGTGCACGAGCTTCTGTTAATCCTATAGAGCTAGCATCATCACTGGAACTAGAGCTAGAACTACTTGAACTACTGGAAGTCGATATCGTGGGACTATCACAGTGATCTTTTATAGGTGCTGTGCTTACAGATCCATTCGTACCATTATGAAATTGTACATGTAATACTGGCTTATCAGTGTCTATTGACTCCGATTTAACGATTCCACCTCGTTTTATGGAATTAAAGGTATGCGTACTATCGCTTTTAGGTGCTTTAAATGATTTGTTGGTGGGTTCAGTGATTGAAGCGCTAAAAACATGGCCACTCTTTTTTGGAGTTCCATACAACAATGAATCAGTTTCTTCATTGCCATATCTATCGCCAGTACTCTTTTTACTTGGCGAGTCGCGAGTCGGTGAATTCACTTTCGATTTAATTGGTGACTGATGTGACTGATCATAAACGACATGATTAATTTCATCACTAACCAAGAGTTTGCAACTTTCATCAATTGCAGGTGATACAATACTCTCTAAATCaccttgatttattaaattatcactaGAATTGATTATAAATTCACTATCACTTTTCGATGAtactttttcactattttttaattcactaTTTGTTTCACACTCATCGTGTGTTAAACATGAACCATTTATTAATTGCGGCGGTTTAACCGCGTTACTATTTACTTTTAACGATGAATCTATAATGTTTGTATTAGTAACATCGGTTATTTTAAATTCCTGGTCATTCTGAGTGGCCATTCCTGTAAATCACGTGTAAATTGTTTTCGCAAAAgcgttaatttaataattgttgtaGCTGGCATACGTGGTTCACGATTATTTCGTGGTCTTGGACAACTACTCCGTGGTATTCTTGCGTTTGACGACTTATTGTATTTTTCTGATAAAAGTGCGATATTAATTTGGCGTAGAGGCCGACGGCAACGACGGCGATAAACAGAGGATTGGTTTAGCGGGGCAGCCATGCGGTGATTCATGCACCAACCAAGGAGGTtgcaaattctgaaacaaaaaagaaatcgtgttagcattttttgttttttattaaattaaattgttaatgttattattcttttaatgaGTTTATGTGATAGATAGATAAgttactaaaaataatgatttaaagtGTAATTAGTAGCTCTAAAACGAtgtctgtttaaaaaaaatcgaaaattggtTGTACTTTtcattaagttttaaataagtttaaatgattACTTCATGAAatcaatattagtttttattggtAAGCCTATATCATTATTTCCTTAATTAAATTGTCTTCCTCTTGAtaacaatttcgattggttGACAGGTCGGAGGAGTCACCTATATTGAGTTACATCTTCATACGCTGCGAAAGCTATCATAGGcgtgtttatttatatacatataaaatactttgCCCTAAATGACTGATTGATTGACGGATCAAggcacagcctaaaccgctgatcgtagagtCGTGAAACTTGGAGTGTCTTTGTATGAAGTAGGTATCTCATAAGAAACGATTTTCATTATCCGCCcactactaaaccgattttaaaaattatttcacctatagaatgctacattgtcAGCAAGAGAtatgggctgtattttattttaaaaaaattaggatacgccaccaaaaaattaaaactcattaAATGGTGAATAAAAGGAGAATTAAGTGACGTTAAAGGACgagaaggctataacgcggtagtatttgtttttaaagttgaaactgCTCAGCGACGTGAGCGGGTAACTGCTAgtcaatcaataatttaaaaaaataaaaataaaaaatatgtcttattTGGTTATCAgttgggtgaaggtcgatcttaTACTGTCTCCCGTACTATTAAGAATGCTCAGAAATCTAATATTAATATCTTCgcgttcgcgagataatcgaggagaaagaatccgaacgaacattcgcacatacgtacacacacacacacacagacatgacattgaaaaggttttattcggatattgcggccttgcaaccgcggaaatatgtaaaactggagattttaaaaatcggccccattacattaacttcctctgataagttaataaaattgaaaattcaaactTGAACCCAGTTATGTCTAGTTTAAGAATTCTAAGAATGTTAATggttattaatatcatattaaaggtaaaaaataaacctCTACGAGAAAAATCCGGCAGTTCATTAGTTTAACCTCATCCCGTTAAATTTTACAATCCAATttactaaattgaaaatataaataaattgttcatGTCTAAAAGCTATAAATAATTGGCCTGAATATTAACATATTTCTGTAACGAAATATATTTGCATGAATGGAAagatcttttaaatatttaaacacattTCCCGTACATTCACTACCGTTAGAAACGAAgtcgttttttattattgaatcaaTAATTCTACACATACACGCGAATACACCATATGGTAATACAATAAGTACTACTTACTAGTTTATGAGATTATTGTACATGTGGAAAAACCCGAGAAAATAGCTAATTGTAAGGTAATTCAATTTTCTTGTAATCGATAATATTTGctttatttctttgaaatataatatgcaTATCGGGTGAATTAAAAGTAACGGGACGGTCCAATAACTTTACAAAGCATTgctttgaaaaatgtttctaataaaagttttaaggaACCCTCATTTTTTATCGACGtggataaaagaaattaaaaaaactttagccGAAGTCAGAAATCAATTGGGAACAAATGGACATTCAATTAGGTGAGCCATTTTTTCATTAAGTAGGGTCATATTGAACTAATTTTCCGAGCGGAAAATATCCATCAGTTCTGTTACTTTACAGGTAGGTAACATCATGCAATCGATTTCTGTCGTAATTATTCGACGATGAAAAATGGCGGCTATCAGTTGAATTTTGAAGTTGAACTTCATGAGACCACCTTCCATGGTCATTTCAAGGTCACACTTTGATACTCACTATACCAAAATCAACTTACAATTGTATTACTAGGCTCGAAAACGTGCTTTGACGTTGGCCTCTGTCTGTTGATTTAAgcataaatagattttttttactcttgaaactttttttaaaaaatgtttgtctggAAAGTATTTGAATCGGCTCGCTACTTTTAAGACACAgtgtatatatttatgataagaTGGTGCATCATTAGTTTCGTTgctgaatattttatgaatgtgtGATGGAATTGCTTTCATACGTACGAAGATCTGAAAGCTACACTAActttaaacaaactttataaaataatataatgtgaaaatattatacttGAGTAGCTTAATTAAACTTagca
This region includes:
- the LOC123296598 gene encoding uncharacterized protein LOC123296598 — protein: MATQNDQEFKITDVTNTNIIDSSLKVNSNAVKPPQLINGSCLTHDECETNSELKNSEKVSSKSDSEFIINSSDNLINQGDLESIVSPAIDESCKLLVSDEINHVVYDQSHQSPIKSKVNSPTRDSPSKKSTGDRYGNEETDSLLYGTPKKSGHVFSASITEPTNKSFKAPKSDSTHTFNSIKRGGIVKSESIDTDKPVLHVQFHNGTNGSVSTAPIKDHCDSPTISTSSSSSSSSSSSSDDASSIGLTEARAPDGGWGWVIVAASFMVNLIADGFTFSFGVIFVEFLNYFGEGKSKTAWIGSFFMAMPLLSGPIASFLTDRYGCRKVSIVGSVLACTGFVISSFTDNLEVLFLTFGVISGFGLSLCYVAAVVIVAYYFDKKRSFATGLSVCGSGIGTFIFAPLTEYLIREYGWRGTTLILGGIFLNLAVCGALMRDLPWSTSQHKEKTKKRKQRSRDRKRRLREGSSADSFSVSNSTNTASMLQPLTGEPQSLPPEFPEPTSPDEARLFSSLVNLPTFVNRGERVPIEVLELLSTHKNVYNVLLQNYPSLLIHSRSFSDSGRLHEMAQSQTPLAGRFIPVPSPLVADSTVTSPTNPDKATNPEAPYIWWLKRNQTEGVTSHRRTMSVNRKIPPAYLKDLRMHRHSLTYRGAMLNINRYRLRASSCPNIYRNSMTTIAKEKSEWSTALWEFWYLLVEMLDFSYFADPRFLLFTLSNFLLYTWYDVPYMYLTDNAIKMGYSNTDASMLISMIGIVNMVGEILLGWAGDQEWANAGIIYAVCMLACGAVTATIPFLMNSYVLLCAISGAFGFFIAANYSLTSIILVELIKIERFTNAYGLLLLIQGIANLVGPPIAGLVCDITGTYDLSFYLAGIFIAISGCLLVILPATKRYKYFQRLQRQASSSLSVDNQDVEQNEPKFHKILASCITGNKGDKENSPVHDV